ATGCGGTCCCTGCAGATGCGCCGACTCCGGCTGCCGAAGCCGCAGGTCAAGCGCGGAGAGCGGCCCTGAGCGCAGAGGCCTTCACCGGGGGCGCGGCCGAGGCCTGGCTGAACAAGCTGGGCCGGCTGCGTGACGTCGTACGGCAGGAGCTGGTGGCCCGGCAGCTCGACGAGCAGATAGCCGGGCGGTTCCCGGTCGGGCAGCGGCTGCGGGTGCTCGACGTGGGCATGGGCCAGGGCACGCAGGCGCTGCGGCTGGCCCGGCTCGGCCATCAGGTGACCGGGGTCGAGCAGGACGCGACGATGATCGCCGCCGCGCGTGCGGCGCTGGCCGCGCAGCCGGAGGGCATCCGTGAGCGGGTGCGGCTGGTGCAGAGCGACGGCCGCGACACCGGTGTGCACTTCCTGCCGGGCAGTTTCGACGTGGTGCTGTGCCACGGCGTGCTGATGTACGTCGAGGAACCGGACCCGCTGCTGGCGGGGCTGGCCCGGATGCTGGCGCCCGGCGGGCTGCTGTCCCTCCTGGTCCGCAACGGCGACGCGCTCGCCCTGCGGCCGGGCCTGTCCGGGGACTGGGCGGGCGCCCTGGCCGCCTTCGACACCACCGCCTACCGCAACCGCCTGGGCCTGGACGTCCGGGCCGACCGGCTGGCCAACCTCACCGTCACGCTCGCCGGGATCGCCGCCCCGCTGCACGCCTGGTACGGCGTGCGGGTCTTCACTGACACCGCCACGGACGACACGCCGATCCCGGACGACCTGGAGACGCTGCTGGCCGCCGAGGAGCGGGCCGGCCGCACCGACCCCTACCGCGGGGTGGCGGCGCTGCTCCACCTGTGCGGCGTACGGGGCTGAGCCGTCGCCTCTTACCCGTGCGGCGTAAGGGATCGGGCCCGTTCGGGGGAACACCTCGGGCCGGTCGATCAGCGGCCGGTGAGACTCGGGGCATGGACGCTTCCCGTACCCGTGCCCTCGGCCGGGCCATATCCGCCGCCGCTCTGGTGTGCTGCGCCGTCCTCGCCGCCGGCTGCTCCCCCTCCGCCGCCCCGGCCGTGCGGGACACCGGCACCGCGACGACCGCGCCGGCGGCCGTGCCGATGGCCGCGAACGATCTGCAGAGCGAGTACCAGAAGGTCATCAAGGAGGTCCTGCCGTCGGTCGTGCAGATCGAGGCGCGCCGCGACCTGGGCTCCGGCGTGGTGTACGACGACAAGGGACACATCGTCACCAACGCGCATGTGGTCCAGTCGGAGAAGACCTTCAAGGTGACCGCGGCCAACAGCGAGGAGCCGCTCACCGCGCACCTGGTGTACTCCTACCCCGAGCAGGACCTGGCCGTGATCAAGCTGGACAAGGTGCCGGCCGGTCTGAAGGCGGCGACGTTCGGGGACTCCGAGAAGGTGCAGGTCGGCCAGATCGTGCTGGCCATGGGCTCACCGCTGGGGCTGTCGTCCAGCGTGACCCAGGGCATCGTCTCGGCGACCGGGCGGACCGTCAGCGAGGTGGGCGGGGGTACGGGCGCGACCCTCGCGAATCTGGTGCAGACCTCGGCCCCCATCAACCCCGGCAACAGCGGCGGCGCCCTGGTCAACCTGGACGGACAGGTCATCGGCATCCCGACGCTCGCCGCCGCCGACCCCAACCTCGGGGGCAGCGCGGCGCCCGGCATCGGGTTCGCCATCCCGGCGTCGATGGTGAAGACGATCGCCGACCAGATCGTGAAGGAAGGCAAGGTCGTCGACTCGGGCCGGGCCGCGCTCGGCATCACCGGGCGGACGGTGGTGGACGACCGTTACCAGCCCGCCGGGGTGGCGGTGGTCAGCATCAAGAGCGGCGGCCCGGCCGACAAGGCAGGCCTGCGGGCGGGCGACATCATCACCAGGCTCGGGGACGAGCCGGTCACCACCATCACCTCCCTCTCGGAGGCACTGGCGGCGGACAAGCCGGGCCAGGACACGACGGTGACGTACCAGCGTGCCGGTGCCGAGAGGTCGGCGAAGGTGACGCTGGGCGAGCAGTGAGGGAGCGAGGCGGGAAGGGGTACGACCCGGGGCCGTACCCCTCGGGGCGGCCGGGCCCTTCTTCCGGATCAGGCCGGCTCCCGGCGACTGCGCCTTCCAGCCGGGCCGAGCGGGGTCTGGTGCGTGCAGTTGCAAGGCGACCGACGACAACGCGGCTGGGGGTGCCCCCTCTGGGGGAGTGCGTGCCAGGGCCCGCGACCCCGGCAAGATCCGAAAGACGGGCCCTAGGCCGCGTCGGCGTGCAGGCTCATCGGCCCGTAGATCTCGGTGCTCTCCTCGAACAGCCGCACCTGGTCGGCCCCGCCCTCCAGCAGCGCCTTCCAGTGCTCCCCGATCCAGGACTCGGCATCCCCCTGCGTGGTGAACTCCTCGGGCTGCACCGCGGGCTGGACCTCCGTCCCGTCGGCCTTCTCGAACCGCCACGTCCATGCCGTCATCCGGTCCTCCTTCGATCCGACACCTGCTGGAAGACTAGCCGGAAGCGCAAGACCTGATCGGAGGGGCGAAAATCGACCCGTGGAAGTGACTCTGCTCGGTACCGGTGCCCCGGCCGGACTGCCCCGGCCCGACTGCCCCTGCGCCGCCTGCGCGACGGCGCTGGGGCCGGATGCCCGGGCGGCGACGGCCGTGCTGGTGGACGGGACGCTGCTGCTCGACCTGACGCCGGGCGTGGCGTTCGCGGCGGCGCGGGCCGGGCATTCGCTGGGCGGGGTACGGCAGGTGCTGCTGTCGCATCCGCACGACGGACCGGCGGTGGAGGTGCCGGCCGGGCTGCCGCAGCCCGGCCGGGTGCCGGACGGGCGGGAGTTGGCGCTGCTGACGGGGCATCGGGTGCGGGCCGTGGCGATGGACGCGGGCGGCACCGGGTACGCGGTGACCGGGCCCGACGGGCAGCGGCTGCTGTATCTGCCGCCGGGCGGGGCGCCGGCCGGTCTGGAGACGGCGACGGCGGAGTCGTACCACCTCGTCCTCGCGGACGTCGCGGGCCGCCCGGACGCGCTGGCGCGGTTGCGGGCGGTGGGTTCGGTCGTTCCGACGACGGATGTGGTCGCCGTCCATCTCGACCACGACGTGCCGCCGGGCACGGAGTTGCGCCGCCGGCTGGCGGCTGCCGGGGCGCGGGCGGTCCCGGACGGTACGACGCTGGCGGTCGGCGCGTACGAGGACGTGCCGGACGTGCCGCTCCGGACGCTGGTCCTGGGCGGGGCGCGCTCGGGCAAGTCGGTGGAGGCCGAGCGGCGGCTGGAGTCCTTCCCGGACGTGCTGTACGTGGCGACCGGCGGGACGCGGGGCGGGGACAGCGAGTGGGCGGAGCGGGTGGCCCTGCACCGGGAGCGGCGGCCGGGGTCGTGGCATACGGCGGAGACGACGGATCTGGTGCCGCTGTTGCGGGAGGACGGTCCGCCGTTGCTGATCGACTGTCTGTCGCTGTGGCTGACGGATGTCATGGACTCCGTGGGGGCATGGGACGACGCGGAGTGGGCCGGCGGTGGGGAGAAGGTACTGCGGGAGCGGGTGCGGGAGCTGGCGGCCGCCGTGCGCGGTACGCGGCGGACCGTTGTCGCCGTGTCGAACGAGGTGGGGTCGGGGATCGTACCGGCGACCGCGTCCGGGCGGCGGTACCGGGATGAACTGGGGCGGCTGAACGCGGCGTTCGGGGCGGAGTGCGAGCAGGTGCTGCTGGTTGTCGCCGGTCAGGCGTCGGTGCTCCGGGGTTGAGCGGCGCCCGGCCGGCGACTCACCCCCGGCCCGGCACCGTCAGCGGACGGCCTTGCGCGCCACGATCCTGTACGCGTTGGAAAAAGAAGTACGGCGGACGAGCGGCGCCAGGACGTGGTCGAGGGCCGACGCCACGTCCAGCAGGGGCACTGCGGCAAACCTCAGCAGGGCGTGGCGGGCCGAGGCCAGGGCGACGGCGCCTGAGAGGTCGTAGGGGATGTGCGGGGCCTGGCGGTCCGTGACGAGGATCGTGCAGCCCAGCGCCTCCAGTTCCGCGCGCAGGTTGGGCAGTGGCATCAGGTGGAGGTGGCGGGGCTGGCCGTGCGGGAGCCACCATCTGCCGAGGAGCGCGGCGAACGTGCAGCGCGGGTCGGCGACTTCCACGACCAAGTGGCCGCCGGGGCGCAGGACCGTCAGGGCCGCGCGGAGTTCGGCGCGTGGGTCGGGGGTCTGCTCCAGGTGGCGGAACATGCTGACCACGTCGTAGCGGCCGCGCAGCCGGGCGGCCGTCCCCGGAGTGGCGAGGTAGCCGCGGTGGGCCTCCTCGACCCGTTCCTCCAGCTGCGCCTGCTGCACCCGGGCCGTCAGGTCCAGGCCGTCGAAGCTCGTGTACGGGAAGAACTCCTTCGCCGCCTCGGGGAAGCCGGCGCGGCCGGTGCCCACGTCCAGCCAGCTCTCCGCCTCGGCCAGCGCCGACAGCTTGTAGGCGGTGGCGCGGTGCCGGCGGCGGACCGCACGGGAGGACAGCACCCGGGCGGTGAACTCCTCCAAGTGCCGTACGTAGAAGTCCCGGTGGTAGAAGGTGAGCCCCTCCGCCGTGAGCCGGGGGTTCTGGAAGGCGTGGGCGCAGTCCCGGCACTGGTCGACGACGAACCTGCCCGGACGGTGGCGCAGCGGGTCGCTCGCGCGCAGCCGGGTGCGCAGCCGTGCGGAGCCGCACCAGGGGCAGTTCTCACGGCGCGGCTCGAGAAACGGGTCGGAGGACCGTGCGAGGGTCTTCGGGGTGACGGGCGAGGTCGGCATGGGCTGCTCCCTGAGCGACATTCCACGACAAAACGGAAAGTATGGGATCCCGATCTTGGGTGCAATGACGTCGTAGGGGTGTGGTGGCCATGTGGCGCCGAAGCGTTCGTTCTCTGGCGGTACTGTTCGGCGAATGAGCAGGCTTAATCTGGACGACTTCACCGATCTGATCGAGCGCCCGGACGGGGGCGTGCGCCGTGACGCCGAGGCCCGGCGGGAGCGCCAGATCGTGCCGGCCGGGGCGCTGGGCCGCCTCGACGAGCTGGGCGAGTGGCTGGCCGCCGCACAGAGCGCCGTACCGGTACGGCCCATCGAGCGGCCGCGGGTGATCCTCTTCGCCGGTGACCACGGCATCGCCGAACTGGGCGTCTCGGCACGGCCCGCGGGCGGTGCCGAGCAGCTGGTGCGGGCGGTGCTGGAGGGTGCGAGCCCGGTGTCCGTGCTCGCACGCCGGCAGGAGGTGCCCGTACGGATCGTGGACATGGCCCTGGACTGCGCACCGGACGCCTTCCCCGAGGACGTCGTACGGCACCGGGTGCGGCGCGGCAGCGGCCGTATCGACATCGAGGACGCACTCACCCTGGACGAGGCCGAGGCGGCGCTGCGCACGGGCATCGCGGTCGCCGACGAGGAGGCCGACTCGGGTACGGACCTGGTGGTGCTCGGGGACGTCAGCGTGGGCGGGACCACGGCCGCGGCGGTGCTGATCGCCGCGCTGTGCGGGACCGACGCGTCGGTGGTGACCGGGCGGGGCGGGCTCGCGATCGACGACCTGGCGTGGATGCGCAAGTGCGCGGCAATCCGGGACGCGCTCAGGCGGGCGCGGCCGGTGCTCGGGGACCAGCTGCAGCTGCTGGCGACCGTGGGCGGGGCCGACCTCGCGGCGATGACCGGGTTCCTGCTGCAGTGCGCGGTACGGAAGCTGCCGGTGATCCTGGACGGCGTCGTGGCCGCCGCCTGCGCGCTGGTCGGGCAGCGGATCGCCTTCCGCGCTCCGGACTGGTGGCTGGCCGGGCACGACAGCGGGGAGCCGGGGCAGGCGAAGGCGCTGGACCGGATGGCCCTGGAGCCGCTGCTGGAGCAGGGGGTGAAGGTCGGCGAGGGTGCGGGAGCCCTGCTGGCGCTTCCCCTGGTACGCAGTGCTGCCGCACTGGCCGCCGAGCTTCCCGAGAAGGAGCCGGAGGCCGAGAAGGAGCCTGCCGAGAAGGAGCCGGA
The genomic region above belongs to Streptomyces sp. CG1 and contains:
- a CDS encoding S1C family serine protease, with translation MDASRTRALGRAISAAALVCCAVLAAGCSPSAAPAVRDTGTATTAPAAVPMAANDLQSEYQKVIKEVLPSVVQIEARRDLGSGVVYDDKGHIVTNAHVVQSEKTFKVTAANSEEPLTAHLVYSYPEQDLAVIKLDKVPAGLKAATFGDSEKVQVGQIVLAMGSPLGLSSSVTQGIVSATGRTVSEVGGGTGATLANLVQTSAPINPGNSGGALVNLDGQVIGIPTLAAADPNLGGSAAPGIGFAIPASMVKTIADQIVKEGKVVDSGRAALGITGRTVVDDRYQPAGVAVVSIKSGGPADKAGLRAGDIITRLGDEPVTTITSLSEALAADKPGQDTTVTYQRAGAERSAKVTLGEQ
- a CDS encoding class I SAM-dependent methyltransferase; this translates as MPTSPVTPKTLARSSDPFLEPRRENCPWCGSARLRTRLRASDPLRHRPGRFVVDQCRDCAHAFQNPRLTAEGLTFYHRDFYVRHLEEFTARVLSSRAVRRRHRATAYKLSALAEAESWLDVGTGRAGFPEAAKEFFPYTSFDGLDLTARVQQAQLEERVEEAHRGYLATPGTAARLRGRYDVVSMFRHLEQTPDPRAELRAALTVLRPGGHLVVEVADPRCTFAALLGRWWLPHGQPRHLHLMPLPNLRAELEALGCTILVTDRQAPHIPYDLSGAVALASARHALLRFAAVPLLDVASALDHVLAPLVRRTSFSNAYRIVARKAVR
- a CDS encoding class I SAM-dependent methyltransferase, with protein sequence MARQLDEQIAGRFPVGQRLRVLDVGMGQGTQALRLARLGHQVTGVEQDATMIAAARAALAAQPEGIRERVRLVQSDGRDTGVHFLPGSFDVVLCHGVLMYVEEPDPLLAGLARMLAPGGLLSLLVRNGDALALRPGLSGDWAGALAAFDTTAYRNRLGLDVRADRLANLTVTLAGIAAPLHAWYGVRVFTDTATDDTPIPDDLETLLAAEERAGRTDPYRGVAALLHLCGVRG
- the cobT gene encoding nicotinate-nucleotide--dimethylbenzimidazole phosphoribosyltransferase, translating into MSRLNLDDFTDLIERPDGGVRRDAEARRERQIVPAGALGRLDELGEWLAAAQSAVPVRPIERPRVILFAGDHGIAELGVSARPAGGAEQLVRAVLEGASPVSVLARRQEVPVRIVDMALDCAPDAFPEDVVRHRVRRGSGRIDIEDALTLDEAEAALRTGIAVADEEADSGTDLVVLGDVSVGGTTAAAVLIAALCGTDASVVTGRGGLAIDDLAWMRKCAAIRDALRRARPVLGDQLQLLATVGGADLAAMTGFLLQCAVRKLPVILDGVVAAACALVGQRIAFRAPDWWLAGHDSGEPGQAKALDRMALEPLLEQGVKVGEGAGALLALPLVRSAAALAAELPEKEPEAEKEPAEKEPEDASEKEPEEKESH
- a CDS encoding bifunctional adenosylcobinamide kinase/adenosylcobinamide-phosphate guanylyltransferase, translated to MEVTLLGTGAPAGLPRPDCPCAACATALGPDARAATAVLVDGTLLLDLTPGVAFAAARAGHSLGGVRQVLLSHPHDGPAVEVPAGLPQPGRVPDGRELALLTGHRVRAVAMDAGGTGYAVTGPDGQRLLYLPPGGAPAGLETATAESYHLVLADVAGRPDALARLRAVGSVVPTTDVVAVHLDHDVPPGTELRRRLAAAGARAVPDGTTLAVGAYEDVPDVPLRTLVLGGARSGKSVEAERRLESFPDVLYVATGGTRGGDSEWAERVALHRERRPGSWHTAETTDLVPLLREDGPPLLIDCLSLWLTDVMDSVGAWDDAEWAGGGEKVLRERVRELAAAVRGTRRTVVAVSNEVGSGIVPATASGRRYRDELGRLNAAFGAECEQVLLVVAGQASVLRG